In the Apodemus sylvaticus chromosome 3, mApoSyl1.1, whole genome shotgun sequence genome, TAGCATAAACTAGTGAATGCGTGTCAAGCAAGGGTCTACTTCAAGGAACTATGTTAACATCAGTTTAAGGATGACTAGTCCTGTGTCACAGAGCATAGGAACACAAGTTACTGCTTGTGACCCTTGCCCCCCAGATTATGTCAGAAGAAAGCTGACAATCCTGCCTGGGCTCTGAAGCCCCTCCCCCTGACTCAAACATTGGAAGCAAAGACTATGCCCGGTCAAACAACTTTGCACAAGCTGTAATAAATCAATCTCTAAGTTTTAACTTTCAACAGGAAATGGTCAGTCATTTGATAAATAGAACATTGCTAGGAATCCATTTTATAAGTTTGTTTACTAAACACCTTGAGCAAGAACCAGCTACACATAAAGTTCCTTTAAATTTGGTCCACAAATTCACTTAGCAGGTTGGAAATTTTAAATATGCAGCAAGAGGAAGTGGAAATCCCAAATCACAACACATTGCAATTACAAAAGGGATATACATGCATACTAAAAAAAATTAGCTCACAGAAGGTACAGACATAAAAGGGATTAAAGGGGCAATCTTTTAACACAAACAAGAATTAGCTGATACCCTTCTTAATTTTGTGAGCACCATAATACCTAAAATGATTTCAACCTGAATTCACTGTGTACTGTgaccacaaattaaaaaaaacacataatttaATTTGTCTTACTTTTCTAGACATTAATTGAGATGTAATTTTGAAAGATTAAAACTGCCTTAAAAGGGGCTGTGATTAGCAGCTATCAAAGCAATATTCAAGCATGATTTCAAAGATGTCTTCAGGGTTAGTtagccttctttgtcaaaaatcttCACAACTTCACCAAAAACCTATAGAGGAAAAAAACAATCTTAAAAGCAGATATTGTTAAAACACAGTGTAGCATGTACAAgttcctgggttcaattcccaacgtcaaaattaaaaataaaacaaaatacagataAAAGATTGTACAGCTAAGTTCCTATTTAAAAAACATCAATTTTGATgggttttttatttataaattttttttgtcttttttttatttataaattttttataaaagatttttatttattatgtttataatgtttgattttaaacattataatttcttaatttcatttACTTCACTGTATCAGTAATACAAATGAAGCACACAGAACTATGAACATTTTGCCTTCCTTTTTATTAATGCCTCTGGACTAAATGTGCTTCTTGATGGGCTGCTAGTCATCTGGTAAAACATAAATTCAAACATCTAATCTCAATCTGACTCTAAAAGTCCAAGTCTTCGCATATACTGACCCAGCATTACAGGCAGTAGCAGTGGGTGAGATCTCGTCAGTGAGCCCTCCTCTGGGCCTTGCTTTGGCCAGTGATTCCAAGAGAAGCAAGACTGAGAGAATTGGGGAAAGGGAGCTCAGATGaactcagaagcaggaggagTGTCTGCAAGCAGGGATTTACAGACACTGAGGTCTGTCCAAGACAGAGAGCAGCATCCTGGGAAACCTGCGCCTCAGGAGCTATGTGTTCTGTAAGAGAACAGCCAGGGCCTTTGGCTATGACATGCCAGTTGTACTACAGATTAACAATGAACAAGATCCAAATCATTGTACTGAAAATACCAATCTTTCCCTCTTTGTGGAAAAAGGTTTGGAATTAATAAACCACCCATTTCTTGTGGTATGATGTGGTAAAACAGGTCTGATGTTGTAAAATCCATTCTAGActtactaaaaaggaaaaaaaaacaaaaacaaaaacaaaacaaatttcagTTAGCCGCAAATGTCTTGAAAACCTAAGTACTATCCTTTAGAGTATCTTTTCTCACATCTACTCCAATGATCACATTTGCTGCTTGCTGCAAAGACAAACCAGATACACTTACTTCATCCACAGACTTAGAAGCATCTATTTTCTTGACTTTCCCCATTTCTTCATATAAGTCAAtaattggttttgttgattcaagGTAAGTCTGAATTCTGCAAAAGAAACAATTATTTCAGGGTTGTAAGTTCATTCCTCCCTCTTCCACATTATAGAAAGGCTGACAAGAGAGTCTGATGCTTTCTCTCTTTACAGAAGCCACTGTGCCTATGTGAGAATAGCATGTTCTCTTTCTGAACAAAATAGAACAGAAGAGAACAACCCGTCTCCACATGCACAACAGGAATGAGGTGGTGAGGTGAGGCCTGTGAGGTACCTCTTTTCCAAGCTCTCTCTGTTGTCGTCACTCCTACCACTACTTTTTCCCCTTTCAAGACACCGTTCAatacagatctaaagaaagaCAGAAGTAAAAAGTTAtgcttaaaaaaaagcaaaaaagaaaatattttgaagagactaaaacaaaacagaaaaaaaaaaacccacaaattcTGCATTAAACTCAATGTGTCTAACTCATTAATCAACAtgcaaaatctttttaaatttaaacatgtGGTTCAATTTATATAAACTAGGTTAAATAAGTACAGATCATAATAAGAATTCATTCATGACTCAGTTTTTcctgctgtatttttttcaaaCTGCAATAAAAAGAAGATCCGTATGGGTATGGCTTCATCTCGGACATATCATTAACTCATTAGGTATGAATTATGTGCCTCAAACTTTGTACCATTTTTGCTTACTTTACAATAATTCCATAAATATCCAAATACTTGAGTCAACATATTTGAATAAAGCATCTCTTGTTAATCGTGAGTAAACATTCCTTAGTTATAAAGCTGTGGTAACATTCTAAAGTTAACTTTGAAGAATaactgaaaacatatttttaagagttgggagaaggagttacattttaaaagaactcaAAGGCTGTGGCAAGCCTTTACCAGAGGCACATTTACAATTCAACCTAAGAATAGCCAACTTCCTTCAAGGCACTACTTCAGATTCAGACTGTTGGCATCAATTTAATACAATTTATAGCATAGTGGTTGTCCAACAGAGTCAAGCTTTTTAATTAATGGTTCTGagaaatgtatttacttattcaAAGGTATTCCTGGGTTTGCTACTAGAAgtgttggggggtgggagtggagaaTTTATTCTTGCTATTTTCCAATCCTTTTATTCTTAGAAGACAAATTCCTCAACAACAGTAGACTTCTCCACCTTTCCAGATCTGTATCTTCTAGTAAACAACATATCATTCAGTATACTCTTAAGCAGCACTTCAGCTTCATTACCTAACATTACTCTATATgatgtttattaaaaacaaactaacaaacaaacaaacaaacaaaccaattttGACTCTTCTTATATAGAGAAAATAAAGCAAGCCTCAGGGTCACAAATCTGCCAATACTAATAGCCCTCAATATTCTACTAACAAGGCCAAGCTGTTCTGCCCACCCAGTCTATtcactatgtgtatgtgtgtgtgtgtgtgtgtgtgtgtgtgtatgtacacacacacacatactgatgccaacagaaaatgtaaatgaaaaaaaaaatcactatttttcTCTAACAGCTGACCATCTATAGCTTGAAGACCATGTGGACAGATGAATATGTTCATTACCTCATTATTacagtcaaaaaacaaaacaaaagatacatCTGCTTTCCCATCCATTGTCTTATTCCAACCCTGAAGGTTGTCTTCATTTCTTGGAAATCCATCAATCAAGAATTTATTCTTCTGAGCATTGGCAGCCATTGTTTGGTCCATTTCCTAAAGACAAAAAGACTTAGGCTCAATACTGTATCACCAAAGGgcaatttccttctttctcttttttccccttctctatgtagtcctggctgtcctggaactcactctgtatactaggctggccttCACTTCAGAGATGTGCATGCTTCTGCATagcaaaggcatgcaccaccatgcccagctaaaagACAACTTCTTGAGCAGAAGAGCAGGCAGATGGCTACTTGCTACTTTTCCCTAAGCCACAGGAGTGGAAGGCACATAGGGAAACCGCCTAGGCACAAGTGAGCCAACTCCTTGACATGGTTGCTTCCTGGGGAGACTGCAAGCATCTGTCCCCACTTCTGTAGTTTCTATATGAAACATATCCTGCAGTGCGTATGGTGAATGCCCTCTGAAGATTCTTGTGTTTGTTAAAAGCTTGGTCTCAGGGGTGGGCCGACCTTTAAGAGAGTGGCTTCATAGATCACTGGGAatacacttccttttttttttcttttctttttttggttttccagacagggtttctctgtgtagccctgattgtcctggaactcactctgtagaccaggctagccttgaactcagaaatccacctgcctctgcctcccaagtgctaggattaaaggtgtgtgccaccactgtctggcaggAATACACTTCTAAAGGGACTATGGGATCCTAGCCCTTTATCCTTTTGCTTCCTGACCAAAAGGTAGTCTTCCTTACTGTGTGTATCATTGCCACCTAGTATCCCTACAGTGGGCCAAAACCATGTGTCCACTTAACTAAACTGATGGTACTGTGACAGCTGATCAGCACAGTGTATAAGACCTTCTCATACAAAAGACCACTTAGAGCTTTGCTCTAACATCTAGAGACCCCATGTTGTCCCATGTCtctctgttgctactttgtttccaacccagttcccccgtaaaagaaagctcaactcaatcagttaaccgAACAAGCTAAAAGCCTAGACTGGgcgacctcccactacactactctattccatctatattatcccatataacttgcggtttctccaggccacaagcttctctcCCTCAGatgcctctccttcccctcttcctctccctctccgtccccccacccccgtcccccCACCCCGTAGCTCCTTCCCCTCCTGTTTATTCCCATTGCTCCCCTCCTAGACTCtatctcctcccacttcctcctgcccaatcattggctcaagtctttatttgaaaagttaaggtggagagaaggttcataaggcaactcctcatctgcagcccttctgaggagtggaattagcatcaaaatacaagcccagggctatccacaacatctCTCTTTCGAAATCACTGTGCTATAGGAggtaggtgttttttttttttttttttttttttttttttttttttttttcagacaggtaCTCACTATGTAGCATGGTCTGTTTTCCAGCTTGGAAAACTAGGGCtatatgtgtgcaccaccactcacTGCTGAAACATCCTCCTTCTGTGGGGGCTCAAATTTACTataaatttccttccttccttccttccttccttccttccttccttccttccttccttccttccttccttccttccttccttccttccttccttccttccttccttccttccttccttccttattgaACAGGGTCCCACTGAATTATCCAGGTTGGTCTTAAACTCATCCATAGCTCAGGAGGTCAGCCTTGACTAAGATTCCTCTGGCCTTAGCTTCCCAAGCACAGATCTACCAACTTGTTAGCATTATTTAAGATtcaatactaaaataaaaaactggccgggtgtggtggtgtacaactttaatcctaacattcaggaggcagaaatagACAGCTCTAAGTCTGGCCTGGCCTACATGGAGAGCTTCAGGACAACCAGAGTTACAtaaacctgtcttaaaaacaaaataaataataaataaaatttaaaaaaaagttcaacgAATTATACCTAAATAGCACTGGCTGCCCCCAAGCACAGACAGCACAAGGTGTAACACATTCAGAAAGACTGCAAAAACGTATCTACATCTCATCGTATTTTTCCAAAGACAGAACTTACATGGGAGTAATATGAACAGTAGATGTAATCTTTAATCTGTCTAAATCCTTGGTACCTCCATTCAGCACAGATGCACACCTCTAACAAGCTTTAGGACCTTTAGTCCAAAGCACACTGACATGCGCTGCTCTCCACAAGCCGAGTTTCCAGCATACATTCCTTTGAATCTACTATCAGGGAGAGGTCACTGCCCTTGCCCTCGAAGGGTTCACAGTATAGAGGGTAACAGCTACATATAACATGCTACGTTCTTGGACAGCAAAGGATGCTCTTAAGACAAGAAACATTAAGCCTCTAGAGACCATGAGAAAGCGTGACCAGAGTGGGCAGTGGCAACGAGGATCACCAGAGACGGCGGGAAGCAGGGTATAATGGTTGAAAATAAGAAAGCATGGCAGCTTTGATGAATCTGAGGCAAGCTGGTACAAATGACTGTTAGGGCATATATGGAGAGTGGTGGGAGATAGGATGGAAAAGAAACAAGGTTAAAAGATTCAAGAAATTTTAGTGATAGATGAACAGGAGTGAATGAGAGCTCCTCTCACTAAAGAGTTGGGTAGTTAATCCAACCAATATCCAACCCAGGAAATAAACATCATACTTTGGCTGATATATTTAGCCTCTGGTATGACTCTGAGACATTTATGAATAATTTAGATAGCAGCCTGATAGGCACATGTCTGGAAGTTAGACAAAGGTCTGTCTGTGCAAAACTGTAGAGTTCAGCAGCATTGGCAGTGAAAACATAGGCATCACTTAAACAACCCAGCaaggaatatatacaaagagaacTGAAGAGAACCAAACTCTAAGAAGCATAGCAGTTTAGAAAActtgcaaaggaaaacaaaaatcaagagaCAGTGGCAGTTCCTGCAGAAGAGAATGAACAGAAATGCTGGTACAAGAAATAGAATGTTTCAGAGAGACATTAATTAAGACTTAAAtgcagagtcttgaagttcttgtcatacagatctttcacatgtttggtaagagtcaccccaagatactttatactgtttgtggctattgtgaagggggtcatttccctaatttctttctcagcctgcttatcctttgagtataggaaggccactgatttgctggagttgattttataacctgccactttgctgaagttgtttatcagctgttaaacaaagaattctcacctgaagaacttcggatggcagagaagcatcttaaaaaatgctcaacttcattagtcattagggaaatgcaaatcaaaacaaccctaagatttcatcttacaccagtcagaatggctaagattaaaaattcaggagacagcaggtgttggagagggtgtggagaaagaggaacactcctccactgctggtggggttgcaaattggtacaaccactctggaaatcagtctggcggttcctccgaaaactgggcacctcacttccagaagatcctgctataccactcctgggcatatatccagaggattccccaccatgtaataaggatacatgctctactatgttcatagcagccctatttataattgccagatgctggaaagaacccaggtatccctcaacagaagagtggatgcaaaaaatgtggtatatctacacaatggagtactattcagccattagaaacaatgaattcatgaaattcttaggcaaatggatggagctagagaacatcatactaagtgaggtaacccagactcaaaaggtgaatcatggtagtgcactcactaataagtggttattaacctagaaaactggaatacccaaaacataatccacacatcaaatgagatacaagaagaaaggaggagtggcccctggttctggaaagactcagtgaaacagtatttggcaaaaccagaacggggaagtgggaaggggtgggagggaggacaggggaagagaagggggcttacgggactatcggggagtgggggggggatagaaaaggggaaatcatttgaaatgtaaataaattatatcgaaaaaaaaaaaaagacttaaatgcATGACTTAAATGGCAGTGTTTATGTATTCCCCGGGCTACACAGGGCCAGTCACTGATAAAATGTAGTAAGAGTTCTGCCCGTAATAACAGTTGAGGTTGGAAGATTCCAAGTTCAAGAACTACCTGGGCTACCGAGTGAGTTCAAAGTAAACTGGGCAACCTGGTAAGAGCCTGTGTCAAAGATAGCAAAACAGGCTAAAGCTCAGTGACAGAGCTTGCCAGGCATGCTCAAAGCCCCACACACCAAATAGACCAGTTTCAATGAAGATGTCAACTGCCCTTTCATAATGTTCACCACCTATAATGCAGAGAAAGGCATCCGAGTCAGAGGGATGGGAGATTTACTTACTCTGGAAAGGAAGTTGGTTGTTCAGGCTGAGGCAGACTATGTAAGAGCCATTCTACACCCCAAGTGTCTCCAGGTAAAACCAAGATTCACTATTGAGATCCATTTATTACTTCCTGTTCCCAACAATGCAATTCTGTTTCACTGGTTTTCTAATGTCAAAATACCTGTTACTGACTAGTCTTAGGACCTCCAGGAAAGCACTACCTACCAAAGTATGCATTCTTTTTAAATCTCACAGTGAAAATAGCAATGCATTCATCAGGAAAATAAGGAGACTTCAAAACAGAATATCAACAAGGAGAAAACTGTGAATGggaatcacaggagagaacacaGACATTCAAGAGAAGGGAGGACAGAGCAGTGAAAGGGGAGAATGACCACAATGGTAGGGAACTAGTGCATGCTGGGAGGGATGGGTCCAGTGCCTGCAATCCGAACAAACGGAAGCAGGAAGATCCCTGACTAGgtaacttcaaggccagcctgggatacatgaggctgtttcaaaaacaaaatgaagtataCCTATGTGTACCTTAAGCTGGACTATATACAGCTGATCTTAGACCAAGGCAGGGAATACTGGCCTCTGTCAGTTTcttcacaatgaaagcagtttcCAACATGGCCATTTTCTACTACTTTCTATAATCAGGAAATTTAATAGTCTAGCTTTTCATTATTCAAATGAAGGTGAATTTAGTTTCTTATGTCCTTAGTAGTTTGGATAGGTTGGTGTTCATGCTCCTTACCCTCTTTAATAAACTGATAGTTATCTCAACTGGTACAATCTTTCCTTCTTTAATGTACTTTTCAATAAGTTCACCATACTGTGAATCTGGATTCTTCCTTTCATCACGAAGAAGCTCTCCAGCAGAAAGGTGTGTGTAGCCATATTTCTGGAACAAACAACAAATAGAAATATCAGAATTCATTCAATCCAGTGACTGGAGTACACATAATTATGTGTTaatttctatttataattttctacAATAAAAAGTAGTTTTGCTTATGAGGtaaataaatactaaagaaaaatttaagagaTTTCATATATTCCAGTTTGCTTATTATTAAACAGCCTTACCCTTTCATAACCATGTTTGTACAATGAAATCATCTCAACATTCATCTAACTAGTCAAAATACTGATGTGACAAAAAAGTCAACATGTCTAAACCCATATATAAAATTTGGGTTTGTGCAAGAGCACTTTTATGGTGTTTGAACAAAACTGCCTGTCTCCATCATTAACTGACACTTGCTATAAGGACAAGGACAGAACAGAAACGTTACTGAGTTAACACCATAAAGCATATCTATAAAAGCTAAAGTGACTACAGTGTCATTAGGTGAGGCGATATACTCTTCTGAGACTAAGCAGTGTacatggccttgaacttgggctAAGTCACAGAAGACATGAAGGTATTGCACTGCTACTGCTTCAGTGCACTAAGGAGTCAACAGTCTTAAGGAGAAAGATCCTGAATCATGGAAAGCTTCCCCATATGAATTTACACGTCTACTTCTATTAAGTGAAAAGAATGATACAACCCACTCTCAAATATTAGAATACTCATATTTactacatattcatatatttgtttatataacatatatacaaatttttAAGACTCTCAATGAGTTTTTATCTTGTGTATATACTTTATAACTTGAAGGTTAAGGTGTGAGGCAACCCACACCATTACCCCACTCTTAAAAGTGtttcctgggctggagaaatggctcagcagttaaaagaactgactgctcttccagaggtcctgaatttaattccaagcaactacatggtggctcacaaccatctgtaaagagatctgatgccctcttccagtgtgtctgaagacagctacagtgtacatacataaaataaataaataaataaataaataaatacatcttaaaaaaacaaacaagcaagtgttTCCTACTCAGTGTGGTAGTATGTATCAAGAGGTACAATAGTCACCATTTCCTGACATCAGAGAACTCAAACTGGCAAGATTTATAGGGTCTTAAAATGGGACTCTTTTGGTATCAAGAGAactctgagtttaaagccattaagttaagaagaaaaaaaaaagggggggggggtaacttcaattgagtttttaaaaaagctCCAAATGACCAAAGCTATAAATAAGCTTTCTGGTACATCTTTATCCCTATTCTACTTCCCAAAAGTATTGGTTATATTTGTTCTTGCTCACTAAATAGTAAAGTAGCAATAGTGCTATCAGCAAAGGAAAATAAACTCTAAAAAGGTTATTTGCTACCTGAACTTAGATATAAATTTGGatgagaataaaacaaaaacaaaaacaccatagTATCATCATGTTTCTGTCTCATTCCTATAAGTGCTTCTAGTAAGAGAATTTATCAGAAATGCTAAAATTGCAATCGGTTTAAAGACCTCCTGTTATTTAcagaaaatagaaatgtaaaattGTTCAATTACATCTACACTGGTTGTTAAATTGCCTGCTTGATCACTGAGCACAGGCAAATGTCTAAGAGCTGAGCACAAAAAGGACtttatgaaaaatgaagtgtGACCTACTTTCCCATTTACTACGTACAATTTTCAAAAAGCATTTGCAACTACTGTCCACGGAACTGTAGCACTTCATATCACACCCTTTATTTTGGCCCTACGTGGAAGCCTCTGCTTGCTGGATGCTCTACTCTGGCCCGGTGCTTATAGCATAAAGTAATATTggacaaatacagagataaacagcCCTAATGACAGCACACACTCAGTGAAAACATCACCAATACAGAGTGTTCCGTAATGCTGCAGTGTGAACCATAGACATTACAAAACCTGGCAGGTAATTTACAATAGTCACCATTTCCTGACATCAGAGAACTCAAACTGGCAAGATTTATAGGGTCTTAAAATGGGAATATACCactgttttggaaaaaaagaaaactaattatAAATTGGACCTATAGACAtagaatatacacataaatgGTACTTGTAA is a window encoding:
- the Cmpk1 gene encoding UMP-CMP kinase — encoded protein: MLSSCRRRLLHVLVPSFPPLTRRLQLFPLHLMKPLVVFVLGGPGAGKGTQCARIVEKYGYTHLSAGELLRDERKNPDSQYGELIEKYIKEGKIVPVEITISLLKREMDQTMAANAQKNKFLIDGFPRNEDNLQGWNKTMDGKADVSFVLFFDCNNEICIERCLERGKSSGRSDDNRESLEKRIQTYLESTKPIIDLYEEMGKVKKIDASKSVDEVFGEVVKIFDKEG